The DNA sequence TTAGTGCAAGCATGATCTATTTGataatagttaaaattttaaattaacctttaaaatttttcaatatcctaatcttaaatataaaatttttactaacttAGATAATTTTGTGTGTTTACAAGTTTAATGCACTTTTtcgattttatataaaattttaagttGATGCTTATTTCAATTACAAGGATAATATGTTATCAATAGTTTTATATTTAGATAGATGATAATTAATTATCAGATATTATATTACatattaatagtatttaattttttgtactttttttaaGTGATACTTTGTCTCCATATGTTACGAATTtagaacaaatttaaaaataaaataaaaaataaaaacacaaccaACCTCAATTAAAATTGCTAAGTCAATAATAATGTTTGTAACATAAATATAAATCGAAGCAATTACATTTGACTTACTAGGATAAAGAACAAATCAAAATAAATCGTATTGAGAATATTCGATTTAGGATAGAGAACAAATCAAAATAAATCGTATTGAGAATATTCGATTTAGTACGGTGTCAAAATAATTCTAAACAAATAGCTGAAAATATTTCTTCCATGTAAATGGCTGGGTTAATAACAATATTTGTAACATATACTTATCCAAGTTCATTAGTAAAGAAAGAGTAAAATACCATTTAAAAATATGGTCTGTTAATGTTATAGATAATTTATTAATAGAATGATGATagaaaatatgtataatattttattaactttCTGATTAGTCTAAGATCGAGAATTTGAgaaacaagaatttaaatggaaatgtatattagttttttaaaactaAGTCTCTGGCTAATTTCTCTTATTGCTTTCATTCCTGCTAGAAGCAAACAAAGTAATGCATATTGCATATATTAGAACAAACAATAGCTTTTCATGAGTTGTATCAGCTCCTTAATGAATTatcttttaattcaaaaaaataaaataaaataaaatttcacacTTTAGCTAGCGTAGTGAcagagagaagaaaaaataataataaaagagactAAAGTATCTCCACAATTCATTCAAACTATTATATATCTACTCCAAGGCCTTAAACCTCCAATGGTACTGCAGTTTCAGGTTTCAAACGATTTAATCTAACAGTTCCAAGAATATACTCTGGcaactcctcctcctccttcgccTGCAAATcaattgataaataaaatgatATTATTGCAAGTGTTATCTATTTGATAATAGCTAAAATCTTAAATTAACTCTTAAAATCTTTCAATATCATGATTTTGAATgtaaaatttttactaagttGGATAATTTTATGTTTTACAAGTTTAATATACTCTTTCGATTTAACATAAAATCTCAATTTTCTGCTTATTTCTATCACAAGGATAATATATTACGAATATAGTTTTATATTTAGATGGATGGCAATTAATTATTAGATATTATATTACGAATTAATAGTATTCAACTTCCTTTATTCTTTCTTCTAAGTTATGTTACGAATTtaggataaaatttaaaaataaaaaataaaggcaCAACCAACCTCAATCAAAATTGCTAGGTCAACAACAATGTTAGTAACATATCCCAGAACAAGGCCGATGACACCCCTAGCCACAGAGGACGATCCAATGTCCACATCAATCTGCATGATACAGAAAATTACTTTTGGAAGTGACTAGGCAAAATATGAAAATGGAAGCAAAATTACATCAATGCCAgagatcaatttcaacaagaatgttgAATTGTGTGTCTCTCTTCTTGAGATAAGAGTGTGTAACAATGTTTTCTACGTAAAATAGCATAAGAACTTCATGGGCACACAAGACAAAACAATTATAACAGTGACCACACAGTAAACATATGAACATATGAATAAAGCAGAATGTTTAACTCAACATTTCTCCATAATTTTGAGAACCAACATAAAACTAATTTTCACTTCTTAACTTGACATGCCAATGCCACAGCCAAATTAATGATCATCAAATCATCATCTAAGTCCAGTGGTCATAGAGGAGAAAATGCTAAGGCTGGCCTTACCTCCAAAAAATTATCTTGTCTAAAGTATTTACATGTCACAGCTTTCCCTAACAAGCAAGCTTTTGTTCCAACGGCTCTCTTAACCATCCAATATCCCTGCATTCATTGACAACAGCTAGCTGCTCAACACTACCAAGCATCAAACAGGGTATATAACATTTTACAGTGAACCACACACCTCAACTATGCTTGGAATAAGTTTGAATCTTGAGTCCCGAAATGCATCACTTCCATTTACAAACTTAGCCAATAGAGAATCTTTATTTACAGGTCTATCAGCCGCAAAATATAGAACCAGACTATAGTTCGGTTTAGCAGGAACCTGATGTCGATGAAAGCAAAAAAAATCTTCTTGAGAAACTGATTTATAAGCATACACAAATTTATGATTTCAATCGAACACCATTTCAGAAAAAATCAAGCACTACATTAATGCTTCCTGAGTTATTCAACAGGAAAGCCAGTGAAGGCATCAAACATATTCCACTATAAACACCATATTTTTAAAGTTAATCAATTCTGCATTCAATGACATTGGCTTAAAATTATGGATTATCAACTATAGATACTTTCATGGTACGTATAGCTGGGGATGTGGGAGATTCACAATAGGCATATAGTTTCATGGTACCTAATAATGGCTTTTTTAAACACTCTTGAACACTTCTGCATTAAATGGATTTCACTTtgcaataaaaaaggaaaaaaataatatcCATACCTGAAGATTAATGACAAGGATAAATGGAAGCTTTTTCCCAGCTTCCGACTGCAATTCAAAAGGGGGAACATATGAGAACAAGTTAATTGATAGTTTAGTATCTTAGCAGAAAGATTTATCAGCATGCCCAAACAAATCAAACATCTCTACTTAATAAAAACTTCGTTTTACCTGAACCAGACATCTAGGATGCAGAGCAATTTTGTCTACAGATTGTTCGACTGTGAACCAATCAACTGCTATGAGCCTCAAAAGCGGATCTCCTCCAACTACCTGCGTCATAAATTTCCATGTCCATAATATTCAgccaaaaccaaaaaatatacaaCAAAACTATGCACAAGCagataaagatatattttaaaatatgtatAGTTCTTAAGTTGAAAGATATATTTGAATTCACATAATTGATTAGAGTTTACATGATCAATATGCATGCCCGGATGCCCCTCCACTGAAAGGACATCTATAGGTAGAAAGCTTAAGGACAATGAAGCACATGTACACCATAACAGCATTACTTATCATCCATGTAGACATACGAAAGTGTCCTTTCCCGCTGTAACCAACCAACTTAAATGGTCAACTCACCTTAGAATTATCTTTAAGATAGTTCTTTCCCCTGATCATAAATCCTTTTCCACTAGGAGAAGTCCAACAATTTGTGTCATTGTCATCCTTTCCTTCGTGTAAAGAACCACGCAAATCACTTGGGTTAATAGTGACAGGTGTAACATGGGGATCCAATTCTTCACTCAGAACAGGAGCTGCATGCCATAAGCAATTACATAAGAATGAACTTCTGAATGCagagaagaaaattgaaaatttagaGTTTGCATAAAGGTTAACTAGTTGCTTATGCCAAATTGCCTACAAAAAGGACCTagcaaataacaaaaaaacaaaCGAAAAGCTGACCAGCAGTTCGCTTCAAAGCTAAGGTTGTGATGGCCCATGATACATTCTTTAGTTTGACTCTTGGCCCCTGACAAATTGAATACAGTGTCAAAATATGTAAAAGCTAAAAAAAATACTTTCTGTTCTATTACTAATCAATCGCATACAAACAGGACTTATTGCTGCTGCATACTACTTCTACAGTTGAAAGGTATAATCAACTAAAGTAGGAAACCTTTTCAtaatttttatcatcatcatcatcactttcTTCATCTGACGATGATGATTCAGCAGCAATTGCATCATAAAACTCATCTTGCACTTCATCCTCATATTCACCACTGGAAATGGAACCATCAGAGCTTTTGGGATGTACAATTGTGGTGGCATATTCTTGATGTAGTATTGGATTGGCAGTGATATATTCCTTTAGACctaaatcaataataattaagaaCAATATAAATGCATCCAGAAGATTATTCACAAACAATTTGTTGAATTATACAAAGCATGCTAATAGCTCATAGCATGTAACTTTCTAAATTGTTTTCCTGAAAGAGTGAGCAACAAAACTAAATGATTAGTTTGGACCACTAATTATGATAATTGGATTCTTAGTCATAGTGATTCTAGACAATCCAAGCAGTAGGGAGCCATAAAGAGTGGACTGGTGATGAGAGGTTTAGGTAGTTTGTAAAAGATCATAACTATAGATTCAAATCTTAGTGCCATTGTTGTACCAGAGATATTAGATGTTAACAATAATTTGAATACTTTACCTGCCACTTGAGATAATAATGCATAAGGAACAGTCCTCTCAAATTTTGAGCACTGGCTTTTCTTCCATTGATGCCAGGAACTAGAGTCAACCTCCAAAGTATGGGTAACGAGACATCTTGGGCTATTCAATCCCATAGGTGTGTTCAAATTTCTAATTTCCCATGCAGATGCTGCATTCATAATACAACACATTGAAGAACAATG is a window from the Arachis hypogaea cultivar Tifrunner chromosome 1, arahy.Tifrunner.gnm2.J5K5, whole genome shotgun sequence genome containing:
- the LOC112701068 gene encoding protein ENHANCED DISEASE RESISTANCE 2-like isoform X1, whose protein sequence is MEAAASALNKSGSGGSERSSSDEKGMFEYFGWVYHLGVNSIGHEYCHLRFLFIRGKNVFMYKRDPHDNPGIKPIRQGVVGPTLMVEELGRRKVNNGDVYVLRFYNRLDEAKKGEIACATAGEARGWIEAFDHAKQQAEYELSKGGSARDKLNMEAEINLEGHRPRVRRYARGLRKLIRIGQGPETLLRQSSKLAVRPDAFEGDSGDALEAHKWKCVLTTAGIRIFEDVSDRKNGKGVLAKSVGVIDATADTVFEVILNTDQRQRYEWDILMCDLELVESYDGHYDVVYGTYDPKYLSRWHSKQDFVFSRQWFRGQDGAYTILQFPAIHKKKPQRSGYRRAKINPSAWEIRNLNTPMGLNSPRCLVTHTLEVDSSSWHQWKKSQCSKFERTVPYALLSQVAGLKEYITANPILHQEYATTIVHPKSSDGSISSGEYEDEVQDEFYDAIAAESSSSDEESDDDDDKNYEKGPRVKLKNVSWAITTLALKRTAAPVLSEELDPHVTPVTINPSDLRGSLHEGKDDNDTNCWTSPSGKGFMIRGKNYLKDNSKVVGGDPLLRLIAVDWFTVEQSVDKIALHPRCLVQSEAGKKLPFILVINLQVPAKPNYSLVLYFAADRPVNKDSLLAKFVNGSDAFRDSRFKLIPSIVEGYWMVKRAVGTKACLLGKAVTCKYFRQDNFLEIDVDIGSSSVARGVIGLVLGYVTNIVVDLAILIEAKEEEELPEYILGTVRLNRLKPETAVPLEV
- the LOC112701068 gene encoding protein ENHANCED DISEASE RESISTANCE 2-like isoform X2, whose translation is MVEELGRRKVNNGDVYVLRFYNRLDEAKKGEIACATAGEARGWIEAFDHAKQQAEYELSKGGSARDKLNMEAEINLEGHRPRVRRYARGLRKLIRIGQGPETLLRQSSKLAVRPDAFEGDSGDALEAHKWKCVLTTAGIRIFEDVSDRKNGKGVLAKSVGVIDATADTVFEVILNTDQRQRYEWDILMCDLELVESYDGHYDVVYGTYDPKYLSRWHSKQDFVFSRQWFRGQDGAYTILQFPAIHKKKPQRSGYRRAKINPSAWEIRNLNTPMGLNSPRCLVTHTLEVDSSSWHQWKKSQCSKFERTVPYALLSQVAGLKEYITANPILHQEYATTIVHPKSSDGSISSGEYEDEVQDEFYDAIAAESSSSDEESDDDDDKNYEKGPRVKLKNVSWAITTLALKRTAAPVLSEELDPHVTPVTINPSDLRGSLHEGKDDNDTNCWTSPSGKGFMIRGKNYLKDNSKVVGGDPLLRLIAVDWFTVEQSVDKIALHPRCLVQSEAGKKLPFILVINLQVPAKPNYSLVLYFAADRPVNKDSLLAKFVNGSDAFRDSRFKLIPSIVEGYWMVKRAVGTKACLLGKAVTCKYFRQDNFLEIDVDIGSSSVARGVIGLVLGYVTNIVVDLAILIEAKEEEELPEYILGTVRLNRLKPETAVPLEV